The Flavobacterium sp. HJ-32-4 genome contains a region encoding:
- a CDS encoding toxin-antitoxin system YwqK family antitoxin: MRYTAFLFLLLLVACAPNRTVNGQREGRWKEVYADDKQRYKSVGRYRHGDEVKRWRHYTNGKLFKIERYRDSVCDVTFYHPNGKVASKGVTRVVVTDKERHWFYSGDWTYFDEQGTPILIRTYKEGNLLSEKPLP; the protein is encoded by the coding sequence ATGAGATACACCGCATTTCTTTTTCTGCTATTGCTAGTGGCATGTGCCCCGAACCGGACGGTCAACGGCCAACGGGAAGGCCGCTGGAAAGAAGTTTACGCTGACGACAAACAGCGCTACAAAAGCGTGGGGCGCTATCGCCATGGCGACGAGGTAAAACGCTGGCGGCACTACACCAATGGGAAACTCTTTAAAATAGAACGCTACCGCGACTCGGTGTGTGATGTAACGTTCTATCATCCGAACGGAAAAGTCGCGTCGAAAGGTGTGACCCGCGTGGTCGTGACCGACAAAGAGCGGCATTGGTTCTATTCGGGCGACTGGACGTATTTTGACGAACAGGGCACTCCCATCCTGATCCGGACGTATAAGGAAGGTAATCTGCTGAGCGAAAAGCCACTCCCGTAA